CAACCAGCGTGTTGTCCATCTTGGTTGGCTGGCCGATCACCGCTTTGTTGATGATGAAGTCGGAATGTGCTCGACGCTTGTTCAAGTCACGCATCAAGGCATCGTTGTAAGCCTTCTGCGGCCATGGGCCTTCCGCCAACGAGACCTGGTAGAACTCGAGCAGCGAGCCCTTTTCATAATGAACGTTCTTGATCGCCAGGGCGTAGTCGATACGGGCCTGGTTGAACAAGGCACTCGAATCGATCACACGTCGTTGGGCTTCCAGCAGCAAGTCAATCGGCGCCTTGCCCGCTTCGTAGCTGGCACGAACCGTGGCCTCTTGAGCGTTGGCTGCTTCGCGTCGATTGAACAGCAGTTCCATGATCTCGTACGCACGGGTAATTTCGGCGTACGAGTTCGACAGACCGTACATGATCTGCTTTTCTTCTTCATCCAGAATCGCCTTGGCTCTGGCCAAGGCCAGTTCGCTGCTGCGGACAGCCGAGTGGGCCCGACGGAAGCCGATCGGCATCTCGAATTCAACACCGAGTTGATACTCGGCGAAGTCACCGTCGGTCAGGCTCTGCAAGGCACCTGATTCGCCTGGAATGCTGCTTTGATCCGAAAGCGTCGGCCCAAAGCCTCGCTGGCGATACCGGGCAACCAGGTCGAGGTTGGGCATCAGGAAGTTGCGATTGGCCAACAGTTCCAGCTCACGCTGTTTGATAACCCACTTTTGACGACGAAGTTCCGGACGACGTGCGAGCGCTTCGGTGGCGATGGCCGACCAGTCGAAGTTCACCTTGGCGACGGGAGCTTCGGTAACGGGGCGAATCAAACGGCCATTGGTTTGCGTCAGACCCATCATGAAACGAAGTCGACGTTCCGCCACGCGCACGCCACCTGGGTTGTTGAACGTACCACCTTCCGAACCGTTATGCCCGCGTGTGCGTTCCACAAGCCGGCCATGCAATGCGTTGACCACTTCGACCTGGAAGCGGAAGTATTGTTCGCGGGCCTGAGCTTCGGTATCGGCCGACTTCTTATCGGCTTGAACGTTCGCGTAGGCCTTCTTCCAGACTTCGAGCACGTTGTTACGTGCATTGATTTTGACGTCGAGATCGCGATAGGCGAAGAACAAGTCCCAATAGGCGTTCTCGACATCGCTCACCAGGTTTCGCACGGCGATCTCGAAGTCGGCCAGGCTGATGTCGGTTCGCGTGCGTGCGATCAGCACACCGTTGGCGAAGCCTGGTTCGCCGTTAGGACCAGCGATCCGATTGAACTGTACGCCTGCACCTTGCAGCAAAGGCTGGCGGACTTCAGCATCGATGTAGGTATCCCAGCCGGCGCTGAAGATCTTTTGCGGGTTG
This genomic window from Bremerella sp. JC817 contains:
- a CDS encoding TolC family protein, which translates into the protein MLRRYTRWMVVLSTCLTTCCSGCLHQCWKGYDCPDPPAYDESLIAEYANRGLKIEDPAPNVCEEDDWLEIPESPDSITPENIDFRNGYWDLSLEEAIRLALQNSQVMKDLGGVLRTPEAVVSMYDPAIVYTDGRFGEEAALSAFDATFGAGAYFESNDRRINNFTVGENGFFQQDLHNYQVNLSKRNATGGLVSLRSVTQYDYNNNPQKIFSAGWDTYIDAEVRQPLLQGAGVQFNRIAGPNGEPGFANGVLIARTRTDISLADFEIAVRNLVSDVENAYWDLFFAYRDLDVKINARNNVLEVWKKAYANVQADKKSADTEAQAREQYFRFQVEVVNALHGRLVERTRGHNGSEGGTFNNPGGVRVAERRLRFMMGLTQTNGRLIRPVTEAPVAKVNFDWSAIATEALARRPELRRQKWVIKQRELELLANRNFLMPNLDLVARYRQRGFGPTLSDQSSIPGESGALQSLTDGDFAEYQLGVEFEMPIGFRRAHSAVRSSELALARAKAILDEEEKQIMYGLSNSYAEITRAYEIMELLFNRREAANAQEATVRASYEAGKAPIDLLLEAQRRVIDSSALFNQARIDYALAIKNVHYEKGSLLEFYQVSLAEGPWPQKAYNDALMRDLNKRRAHSDFIINKAVIGQPTKMDNTLV